The genomic region TTCTTGAGGCAATTGAGAAATCAAGGATTTCGATTGTTGTGCTATGTCAAAACTATGCTTCTTCCACATGGTGCCTCGATGAGCTAGCCAAGATCATGGAGTGCACGGACAGGGGAAGAAGACAAAGAGTTTTGCCAATTTTCTACAAGGTAGAACCATCGGATGTGCGCCATCAAAGGAATCAATATGAAGCAGCTATGATTAAGCATGAAAATGGCAGAAACTCACACAAGGTGGAAGCATGGAGGTTGGCTTTGACTTCAGTAGGCAACCTGAGTGGACAACATCGTACTGCAGACATGTAAGAGTTAAACCCTATACTTTTTATTCAATTTGGAACTGAGACGTGTTATTTACGAGTCCCTCATCCTTACTCCTTGACCTCCCCTGTCAGCGAGTCTTCCAATTAAAGTTACACCCCCTTGCTTTATGACTGAGATGGCCACAGTAGTTACAGAAGTTTCCCGTGCATTCATATNNNNNNNNNNNNNNNNNNNNNNNNNNNNNNNNNNNNNNNNNNNNNNNNNNNNNNNNNNNNNNNNNNNNNNNNNNNNNNNNAAGGCTAACTTGAACTTTGACAATTCTGTTTTCCTTGTCCCGAACCTGAAAAATATCTACCTCCAGCACCTCCCCAAATGCGCTTCCAATTTCCAGCCTAGCTCTTTCGTTTTGTAGTGGATCCATATTGGCACATGGGTAAAGTTAGCCTCTTCTATAAGTTCGTCCTCCCTCCCTCTCTTTAAATTAAGAATATAATTCTTGAATAACCAAGGAACGCCTTTCTCAATTCTGATCACATCTTTTTCATCCTCAAAGAAGAATTGGAAAATATTCCCGCCATAATCAACAACTTTGGATCCATCCGGCTGTCTCCAAATCGCTTGCAGTGCAGCCTCCATTGTTCCTCCCGTGAATGATCTATCCACAAAAAGTCGTCCTATCAAAACTCTTGGAGCACCTCTCTACTCCAATCTGAATATCCTCCACATCATCAAACTCGTTATTTTacccttttattttccttttttatctTTGTGTTTATATATTAGATAGATTAGtatttatatttgaatttaaatttctgatTTTTTATTTGCTTAACACCTATAAATAAGTTGTAGCTACTTTTATTATATGATATACATAGCAGATATAGACATAAAAAATACATTGGAGGTTTTTGTTATGTATATCTTGGATCTCTTTTCTTATTATCATTGTATTGTAAGATTTTAAAGATGTGacagttttattctatttagcatTACATATAATGAAAAAAGTACTGTATATATACTAACTATAAGGAGCATGTCCTTTGGTAGGTATGAAAGTAACATTATTGACAAAATTGTTGAAGAGGTGTTACGAAACCTTCCTCCACAACCTCTCCTTTTCCAAAACCATGTTGAATTTGATTCTCAATTAGAAGATGTGAAATCACTTTTAGACGTTGAATCTAGTGATACTCTTTGCATGTTGGGAATTATTTATGGAGATGGTGAAACAATGAGTAAAACAAGATTTATTGTGGAGCTATATAACAAAATCATGCATCAATTTGAAGCTGCTAGTTTTCTTGCCAATGTCGGTGAAAAATCAAAGGAAAGTGTTAGTGGTTTAGAAGATCTCCAAAAAACAATTTTAATTGAGATGGATGAGGAAGCAACAATCATGATAGGTAGCACATTTAAAGGATCCGCTGAAATTAAACAAAAGTTGGGCCATAAAAGAGTTCTTCTAGTTCTAGATGATGTTGATAATGTGCAGCAACTACATGCATTGGTAGGAGGAGGTGACTGGTTTGGTCTTGGGAGTAGGATAATTGTCACAACAAGAGATGAAAAATTGGTCAATAAGCACGAGTTGAATGGTGTTGAGATTAAGAAATACCGCATTGGTACAGGTGAATTCGAAAGCATGGAACTAGCTAAACCAAATCATAGACAAAGGGACACAGAGGAAGGGGATGTAATAATAGGCTTTCAGAATAACGTGAGCACTATAATTAATCAGCTTAAGGAAAATTATCTACCTACTAATGTTGTTTCCATAATTGGTATGGGTGGTTTGGGTAAGACGACCATTGCTAGAAAGATTTATAACGGCTCTGAGGTCAAGAAGTTGTTCTCTTGCCGCGCGTGGAGCACTGTTTCTAAAAGCTATGTAGCAAGGGAAGTTTTGTTGAGCCTTCTACGTTGTCTGAAGAAAGTGAAGAAACCCATGTTTGAATTTAAAAACTCAAGTGAGGAGGAAATAAGGGATGAATTGAGAGAATACTTAAAGAAGCAAAAGTATTTGGTAGTTCTTGATGACCTTTGGGATCCTCTTGTGTGGGATGACATAAAACGTGCCCTTCCAAGTGGCAAGACTGGTAGCAGAATACTTATAACTAGTCGTAATAATGAGGTGGCAAACTACACAAGCCCAGTGCCTCCCCATTACCTTCCATTTCTAAATAACGAAGAAAGTTGGGAACTGTTCTGTAAGAAAGTGTTTTGGGGTGGAGAATGCCCTTCCGATCTAGAGTCTATTGGTAAGTCAATGGTTGAAAATTGTGGAGGTTTACCAATTGCTATAATCACTTTAGCAGGACTTGTTTCTAAGAAGAAAAGGTCACAAAGAGAGTGGTTGCGAATCAAAGGACATGTGAATTGGCATCTTGCTCAAGATAATTCCAAAGTCAAGGATGCATTGAAGCTCAGCTTCGATGATTTGCCTGCAAGATTGAAGCCATGTTTTCTGTATTTTGGGCTCTTTCCTGAGGATTATACGATCTCCGCAAGGAAATTGGTCCAATTATGGATGGCCGAAGGATTCGTTCGACAAGAAGAATGTGGAATACCATATGCGCCGCAACCAGAAGACATCGGCGATGAATACTTAGATGAGCTGGTGGATCGTTGCTTGGTACAAGTGACAAAGAGAAGGAGTGACGGTGGTGTCAAATATTGTCAAATCCATGATCTATTACATGACTTTTGCATATCAACTAGCAAAGTTGACAAGTTTCTAGAGATTTGTACAGAGTCCAACATTCATTCCTTGAGAAATCCTCGAAGGTTGTCTCTACTCGGTAAAGCACAATCTACTTATAATATTTCTTCTATGCAATGCGATGAATCATGCACATCCTTGTTTATCTTTGCTACAAATGAGCACATAGATGATAATCTAAAGAACTTCCAATCAATTCATGTGCTACATTTAGCAAAAGGAGTATTCACAAAATCAACACCGAGTGATTTGAAGGTAATGATCAACCTAAAATACTTGAGAATAGAACGAAGTACTTCTTGTTATTATGAAGCTATAGACATTCCAGATTGTATATGGAGCCTTTGTAATTTAGAAACACTAGATCTAAGGGATTTGGACACACACACAACCTCTAATCGAATTTGGAATCTCAAGAGGCTGAGACATGTTTACATGTTATTGACCGTTGAGCTACCATCAAACGGCGCCAAAACATCATCGTTGAATCTCCAAACTCTTTGTGAAGTGGTTCTTGATCAGCAATTAACATTAGCACTAAAAAATGGTTGGCTACCTAAATTGAAGAAGTTAGGTTTGCGGTTGAATCAGGAGTATACACCACATGAATATTTTTTGAGCCTGCTCTGCCTAAGCAACCTCTCTACGCTGCATGTAGAATGTATTGATTCAAACTATTTACATGCGGCTGCTTTTCCATCAAATCTTACCAAGGTTACCCTAAAATTATTTGTTGATGAGAACCACAACATTATAAATGCTCTAGCACATCTTGCTAACCTCCAAGTTTTGAAATTAATAGATGGTATCTTGCCAGATTCTCTTAATTGTGGCACCACACAGTTTCCACAGCTTCAAATGTTTCTTATGAATGAGGTATATATCAAGAGGTGGAGATTAGAGAAAGGTGCAATGCCTCAGCTTCGACGATTAGTCATCCATAATTGCATCTTCCTTAAACAAGTGCACGTTGTTGATCCATCTCATGAATTGAAAACCACCCTCCAAATGGGGCTTATGGCAGATTGCAAATTTGTGATTCATAATTCAAAATAACCATTATATtcattcctttttctttttttttttttttttcctttgttttagcaTTACCCTAACATTGAGACTAGCAGATTTCGCACCTGCATTTATATTTGCATggccttttttatattttcattattattttcaatATACTAAAATCTGGTAAGTTTATTGGTCTGTACAGATAATATAACCAACATGAAGTTACGAGTACAGACGTTTTTGTAATAAAATCCaattaaattaatataaatttaataaaaaaaaacacgcaTGCATCACGCTTCTCTTTTTCCACGCTTATTCAGCACAAGAATTTTTGTTAGAGAGTACAGGAACTTATTGGTATAGTGTAGAAAATTTTGCATATGGTACAAACTTTTTGATATAGCAAAAATTTTTGTATATAGCAGATAAATTTTTGCTGCAAATATATTTTGTTGGTTGAGTGAAACAATGTTTTAAACATATGGTTCTTCAAAAATTTCTATGCTATTCATAATAATTTCTATGTCATGCTTGCACCAAAATTATGTGTTTGTGTATATTGTTAGTTGGGTGTCAATGTCTTAAACATgtagttttttaaaaatttctgtAATGTGCATGCACCAAAATTTATATGTTATGCATATTTTGTTAGTTGGATGTCAATGTTTTAAACATATAGTCTTTCAAATAATTTTATACTGTGCATTAAAAATTATGTACTGTGTACCAAAATTTATGTGTT from Arachis ipaensis cultivar K30076 chromosome B02, Araip1.1, whole genome shotgun sequence harbors:
- the LOC107625624 gene encoding putative disease resistance RPP13-like protein 3 → MGNHSTSKTPPSLFFTYDVFLSFRGDTRYGFTDCLYHALTSKRINTFRDRDNLKTGDEIAHAVLEAIEKSRISIVVLCQNYASSTWCLDELAKIMECTDRGRRQRVLPIFYKVEPSDVRHQRNQYEAAMIKHENGRNSHKVEAWRLALTSVGNLSGQHRTADMYESNIIDKIVEEVLRNLPPQPLLFQNHVEFDSQLEDVKSLLDVESSDTLCMLGIIYGDGETMSKTRFIVELYNKIMHQFEAASFLANVGEKSKESVSGLEDLQKTILIEMDEEATIMIGSTFKGSAEIKQKLGHKRVLLVLDDVDNVQQLHALVGGGDWFGLGSRIIVTTRDEKLVNKHELNGVEIKKYRIGTGEFESMELAKPNHRQRDTEEGDVIIGFQNNVSTIINQLKENYLPTNVVSIIGMGGLGKTTIARKIYNGSEVKKLFSCRAWSTVSKSYVAREVLLSLLRCLKKVKKPMFEFKNSSEEEIRDELREYLKKQKYLVVLDDLWDPLVWDDIKRALPSGKTGSRILITSRNNEVANYTSPVPPHYLPFLNNEESWELFCKKVFWGGECPSDLESIGKSMVENCGGLPIAIITLAGLVSKKKRSQREWLRIKGHVNWHLAQDNSKVKDALKLSFDDLPARLKPCFLYFGLFPEDYTISARKLVQLWMAEGFVRQEECGIPYAPQPEDIGDEYLDELVDRCLVQVTKRRSDGGVKYCQIHDLLHDFCISTSKVDKFLEICTESNIHSLRNPRRLSLLGKAQSTYNISSMQCDESCTSLFIFATNEHIDDNLKNFQSIHVLHLAKGVFTKSTPSDLKVMINLKYLRIERSTSCYYEAIDIPDCIWSLCNLETLDLRDLDTHTTSNRIWNLKRLRHVYMLLTVELPSNGAKTSSLNLQTLCEVVLDQQLTLALKNGWLPKLKKLGLRLNQEYTPHEYFLSLLCLSNLSTLHVECIDSNYLHAAAFPSNLTKVTLKLFVDENHNIINALAHLANLQVLKLIDGILPDSLNCGTTQFPQLQMFLMNEVYIKRWRLEKGAMPQLRRLVIHNCIFLKQVHVVDPSHELKTTLQMGLMADCKFVIHNSK